Proteins from a single region of Streptomyces spinoverrucosus:
- a CDS encoding helix-turn-helix domain-containing protein: MADDYLVRIGKLIRDARQHRGWTQSQLAEALGTSQSAVNRIERGNQNISLEMIARIGEALDSEIVSLGYAGPMHLRVVGGRRLSGAIDVKTSKNACVALLCASLLNKGRTVLRRVARIEEVYRLLEVLGSIGVRTRWINDGVDLEIVPPADLDMAAIDAEAAVRTRSIIMFFGPLLHRMDHFKLPYAGGCDLGTRTIEPHMIALRRFGLDIAATEGQYHAVVDRSVRPDRPIVLTERGDTVTENALLAAARHDGVTVIRNASSNYMVQDLCFFLEALGVKVEGIGTTTLTVHGVPTIDVDVDYSPSEDPVEAMSLLAAAVVTESELTVRRVPIEFLEIELAVLEEMGLDHDRTPEYVADNGRTRLVDLTVRPSKLEAPIDKIHPMPFPGLNIDNVPFFAAIAAVAQGKTLIHDWVYDNRAIYLTDLNRLGGRLQLLDPHRVLVEGPTRWRAAEMMCPPALRPAVVVLLAMMAAEGTSVLRNVYVINRGYEDLAERLNSIGAQIEIFRDI, translated from the coding sequence ATGGCAGACGACTACCTCGTACGCATCGGCAAGCTCATCCGTGACGCCCGGCAGCACCGGGGCTGGACACAGTCGCAGCTTGCCGAGGCGCTCGGAACCAGCCAGAGCGCCGTCAATCGCATCGAGCGCGGCAATCAGAACATCAGCCTTGAGATGATCGCCCGAATCGGTGAAGCTCTCGACAGTGAGATCGTCTCTCTGGGCTACGCGGGTCCCATGCATCTCAGGGTGGTCGGCGGTCGCCGGCTGTCCGGGGCCATCGATGTGAAGACCAGCAAGAACGCGTGCGTGGCACTGCTGTGCGCCTCGCTGCTCAACAAGGGGCGCACGGTGCTGCGTCGGGTCGCCCGCATCGAGGAGGTGTACCGCCTTCTCGAGGTGCTCGGGTCCATCGGTGTCCGCACCCGCTGGATCAACGACGGCGTCGACCTGGAGATCGTGCCGCCGGCCGACCTCGACATGGCGGCGATCGACGCCGAGGCCGCCGTGCGGACCCGCTCCATCATCATGTTCTTCGGTCCGCTGCTGCACCGCATGGACCACTTCAAGCTGCCGTACGCCGGCGGCTGCGACCTCGGTACGCGGACCATCGAACCGCACATGATCGCGCTGCGCCGGTTCGGGCTGGACATCGCGGCGACGGAGGGTCAGTACCACGCCGTCGTCGACCGGTCCGTGCGGCCCGACCGGCCGATCGTGCTGACCGAGCGCGGCGACACCGTGACCGAGAACGCGCTGCTCGCCGCCGCGCGGCACGACGGCGTGACCGTCATCCGCAACGCCTCCTCCAACTACATGGTTCAGGACCTCTGCTTCTTCCTGGAGGCGCTGGGCGTCAAGGTCGAGGGCATCGGCACCACCACGCTCACCGTGCACGGCGTGCCGACCATCGACGTCGACGTGGACTACTCCCCCTCCGAGGACCCGGTCGAGGCGATGAGCCTGCTCGCCGCCGCGGTGGTCACCGAGTCGGAGCTGACGGTGCGTCGGGTGCCGATCGAGTTCCTGGAGATCGAGCTGGCGGTCCTGGAGGAGATGGGCCTCGACCACGACCGTACGCCCGAGTACGTCGCCGACAACGGCCGTACCCGGCTGGTGGACCTCACCGTGCGGCCCTCCAAGCTGGAGGCGCCGATCGACAAGATCCACCCCATGCCGTTCCCCGGCCTGAACATCGACAACGTGCCGTTCTTCGCGGCGATCGCGGCGGTCGCGCAGGGCAAGACGCTCATCCACGACTGGGTGTACGACAACCGCGCGATCTATCTGACGGACCTGAACCGCCTCGGGGGCCGACTGCAACTCCTCGACCCGCACCGGGTGTTGGTGGAGGGCCCGACCCGCTGGCGCGCGGCCGAGATGATGTGCCCGCCGGCCCTGCGTCCGGCCGTGGTCGTGCTGCTGGCGATGATGGCGGCGGAGGGGACGTCGGTGCTGCGGAACGTGTACGTCATCAATCGGGGGTACGAGGATCTGGCCGAGCGACTCAACTCGATCGGGGCGCAGATCGAGATCTTCCGGGACATCTGA
- the rpmF gene encoding 50S ribosomal protein L32, giving the protein MAVPKRKMSRSNTRHRRAQWKATTPQLVTVTVDGVPYLVPQRLAKAYERGLLRPEG; this is encoded by the coding sequence ATGGCCGTACCCAAACGCAAGATGTCGCGCAGCAACACCCGGCACCGTCGCGCGCAATGGAAGGCCACGACGCCTCAGTTGGTGACGGTCACGGTGGACGGCGTGCCGTACCTCGTCCCCCAGCGGCTGGCCAAGGCATACGAGCGCGGTCTGCTCCGCCCCGAAGGCTGA
- a CDS encoding GTP-binding protein, whose translation MTHTPSPRLPVTVLSGFLGAGKTTLLNHVLSNREGLRVAVIVNDMSEVNIDAALVRGGEAALSRTEERLVEMTNGCICCTLRDDLLEEVDRLAREGRFDYLLIESSGISEPMPVAATFAFARDDGATLGDLARLDTMVTVVDAAGFLPELTAGDELTERGLDQYENDERTVSDLLMDQIEFADVIVLNKLDLVDATSADRLRATLTRLNPAAHIVPAVRGRVPVGEILGANRFDLERAQQAPGWVRELNGDHVPETEEYGISSTVFRSATPFHPGRLWTFVTEALDSGAHGQILRSKGFFTLASRPHVTGLWSQAGSVARFEPSSARDTDSPYAQELVFIGTHLDAEPLRAALADCLMREGERSPSSDPFPAWDTYGFDEVCAHEHEPLTAVAGN comes from the coding sequence ATGACCCACACCCCCTCGCCGCGCCTACCCGTCACCGTCCTGTCGGGATTCCTCGGCGCCGGCAAGACCACCCTGCTCAACCACGTCCTCAGCAACCGTGAGGGCCTGCGCGTCGCCGTCATCGTCAATGACATGAGCGAGGTCAACATCGACGCCGCCCTGGTGCGCGGCGGCGAAGCAGCGCTGTCGCGCACCGAGGAACGCCTGGTCGAGATGACCAACGGATGCATCTGCTGCACCCTGCGCGACGACCTGCTGGAAGAAGTGGACCGACTGGCCCGCGAGGGGCGTTTCGACTACCTCCTCATCGAGTCCTCCGGCATCTCCGAACCCATGCCCGTCGCCGCCACCTTCGCCTTCGCCCGCGACGACGGCGCCACCCTCGGCGACCTGGCCCGCCTCGACACGATGGTCACGGTCGTGGACGCCGCGGGCTTCCTGCCCGAGCTGACCGCCGGCGACGAACTGACCGAACGGGGCCTGGACCAGTACGAGAACGACGAACGCACGGTCAGCGACCTGCTGATGGACCAGATCGAGTTCGCCGACGTCATCGTCCTCAACAAGCTCGACCTCGTCGACGCCACGTCAGCCGACCGGCTGCGGGCCACCCTGACCCGCCTCAACCCCGCCGCCCACATCGTGCCGGCCGTGCGGGGCCGCGTACCCGTCGGCGAAATCCTGGGTGCCAACCGCTTCGACCTGGAACGAGCCCAGCAGGCACCGGGCTGGGTCAGGGAACTCAACGGCGACCACGTCCCCGAGACAGAGGAGTACGGCATCTCCTCCACCGTCTTCCGCTCCGCGACGCCCTTCCATCCCGGGCGGCTGTGGACGTTCGTGACCGAGGCACTCGACAGCGGCGCCCACGGACAGATCCTCCGCTCCAAGGGCTTCTTCACCCTGGCCAGCCGCCCCCACGTGACGGGACTGTGGTCCCAGGCCGGCTCGGTGGCACGCTTCGAGCCCTCCTCCGCGCGTGACACCGACAGCCCCTACGCCCAGGAACTCGTGTTCATCGGCACCCACCTGGACGCGGAGCCGCTGCGGGCGGCCCTCGCCGACTGCCTCATGAGGGAGGGCGAGCGGTCCCCCTCTTCCGACCCCTTCCCCGCCTGGGACACCTACGGCTTCGACGAGGTCTGCGCGCACGAGCACGAGCCCCTCACCGCCGTGGCGGGGAACTAA
- a CDS encoding GNAT family N-acetyltransferase, with protein MAAQISRAEDATAAVRRELTACWAAVINAGGAVVPMDCPLPPVTEAALRPAVERITRGLSPDRSRLLLATVDGALAGWLLLRREEHPLVAHCGVVNHVQTHVRFRGLGVGAALMRHARGVARDDMGLERLQLAVRSGLGLEEFYRKAGWTEVGRWPGALRVAPGDDRDEILMSLVL; from the coding sequence ATGGCCGCACAGATCAGCCGGGCCGAGGATGCCACCGCGGCCGTCCGGCGAGAACTCACCGCATGCTGGGCGGCGGTCATCAACGCCGGAGGAGCCGTCGTACCCATGGACTGCCCACTCCCGCCGGTGACCGAGGCCGCGCTCCGGCCGGCGGTCGAGAGGATCACGCGTGGCCTCTCCCCGGACCGGAGCAGACTGCTCCTTGCGACCGTGGACGGCGCGCTCGCGGGCTGGCTGCTGCTGCGCCGCGAGGAGCACCCCCTTGTGGCGCACTGCGGCGTGGTGAACCACGTCCAGACGCACGTCCGCTTCCGTGGCCTGGGCGTGGGTGCCGCCCTCATGCGGCACGCGAGGGGTGTCGCGCGCGACGACATGGGTCTGGAACGGCTCCAGCTCGCCGTGCGGTCCGGTCTGGGGCTCGAGGAGTTCTACCGCAAGGCGGGCTGGACCGAGGTCGGCCGGTGGCCGGGCGCGCTGCGTGTGGCGCCCGGTGACGACCGGGACGAGATCCTGATGAGTCTGGTCCTGTGA
- a CDS encoding AAA family ATPase, translated as MISTSKHGSRPPGTERLDPAAVRTGEPFTVLYGPGVGDVFVDSAAQVCVMEQALWRMLRSAGFERIVFSTLHHPVYFLDRASWDLSRRPVRRREGPAGRRGPRLMEHASLQGPLGGTQLLGSAPPSRAEPAADEGATPRAAPASGIADSFAVMTLAAHLRGSGHRTAVVFPHADEFLLLNEAPRQLAGAMAEWAADAVAGNQWILVFRRASLNSVAEFLRGLGRYPQLESFVNERRDEPTRGGTFRVGLPQAAELERLVHSVRLRSGLRVAWQDLDRVVRGMAGQPETARVWHGRLEQLSAAEEPLGRHSVRPWLGAAPSDERTPWDRLAAMPGMEALVRRFEDMRAEMEAAEELGVRGLAAEAEPPARHLVFTGNPGTGKTTVARLVGEIYRDLGVLSRGHCREAKVNDLVAGYVGQTAGRTDAVVDQALDGVLFIDEAYTLSDQREGFGSDAIQALLKRMEDDRGRLVVIVAGYPDKMREFLDANPGLRSRFPLTNIVEFRDYDPGLLNTILLRRLAEHGLRPSDETAQALGRIVEGMHRSRDETFGNAREMRTLADAIRTRWAVRVGRQVEQPVTVDDIPQEYQDHLHGQAPDLTVRRPNSTGMWASRGPSGHRNDSSTG; from the coding sequence GTGATCAGCACCAGCAAGCACGGGAGCCGTCCGCCGGGGACCGAGCGGCTGGACCCCGCGGCCGTCCGCACCGGCGAACCCTTCACCGTCCTGTACGGGCCCGGTGTCGGCGACGTGTTCGTCGACAGCGCCGCCCAGGTGTGCGTCATGGAGCAGGCACTGTGGCGCATGCTGCGTTCTGCGGGATTCGAGCGGATCGTCTTCAGCACCCTGCACCACCCGGTCTATTTCCTGGACCGGGCTTCGTGGGACCTGTCCCGCCGGCCGGTCCGCCGCAGGGAGGGACCGGCCGGCCGACGTGGGCCGCGCCTGATGGAGCACGCAAGCCTTCAGGGGCCCCTCGGCGGAACGCAGCTGCTGGGTTCCGCGCCCCCGTCCCGGGCGGAACCCGCCGCGGACGAGGGCGCGACACCCCGTGCCGCACCGGCGTCCGGGATCGCCGATTCGTTCGCGGTGATGACCCTGGCCGCCCATCTGCGCGGCTCGGGACACCGTACGGCCGTGGTCTTCCCGCACGCGGACGAGTTCCTGCTCCTCAACGAGGCCCCGCGGCAACTCGCCGGAGCCATGGCCGAATGGGCGGCCGACGCCGTCGCGGGGAACCAGTGGATCCTCGTGTTCCGCAGGGCCTCCCTGAACAGTGTGGCCGAGTTCCTGCGGGGGCTCGGGCGCTATCCGCAGCTGGAGAGCTTTGTGAACGAACGCCGGGACGAGCCCACCCGCGGGGGCACCTTCCGGGTCGGGCTTCCGCAGGCGGCGGAACTGGAGCGGCTGGTGCACTCGGTGCGGCTGCGCAGCGGACTTCGGGTCGCGTGGCAGGACCTGGATCGGGTGGTCCGGGGAATGGCCGGCCAGCCCGAGACCGCCCGTGTCTGGCACGGGCGCCTCGAACAGCTGTCGGCGGCCGAGGAGCCGCTCGGCCGCCACTCGGTCCGGCCGTGGTTGGGCGCGGCCCCGTCCGACGAACGGACACCTTGGGACCGACTCGCCGCGATGCCCGGCATGGAGGCGCTGGTGCGCCGTTTCGAGGACATGCGGGCCGAAATGGAGGCGGCCGAGGAACTCGGCGTGCGCGGGCTGGCCGCGGAGGCTGAACCGCCCGCCCGGCACCTGGTGTTCACCGGCAACCCCGGGACCGGGAAGACGACCGTGGCCCGACTGGTCGGCGAAATCTACCGGGACCTCGGTGTACTGAGCCGGGGCCACTGCCGGGAGGCGAAGGTCAATGACCTGGTCGCCGGTTACGTCGGGCAGACCGCCGGACGGACCGACGCGGTGGTGGACCAGGCGCTCGACGGTGTGCTGTTCATCGACGAGGCGTACACGCTCAGCGACCAGCGCGAAGGCTTCGGCAGCGACGCCATCCAGGCGCTGCTCAAGCGGATGGAGGACGACCGCGGCCGACTGGTGGTCATCGTGGCCGGATACCCGGACAAGATGAGGGAGTTCCTCGACGCGAACCCCGGCCTGAGGAGCCGGTTCCCGCTGACGAACATCGTCGAGTTCCGCGACTACGATCCCGGCCTGCTGAACACCATCCTGCTGCGCCGCCTGGCCGAGCACGGCCTGCGCCCCTCGGACGAGACGGCACAGGCGCTGGGGCGGATCGTGGAGGGCATGCACCGCTCCCGGGACGAGACCTTCGGCAACGCCCGGGAGATGCGCACCCTCGCCGACGCGATCCGCACCCGGTGGGCCGTCCGCGTCGGACGGCAGGTGGAACAGCCCGTCACCGTCGACGACATCCCGCAGGAGTACCAGGACCACCTGCACGGACAGGCGCCCGACCTCACCGTACGGCGGCCGAACTCGACCGGCATGTGGGCCTCAAGGGGGCCCTCGGGGCATCGGAACGACTCGTCAACCGGTTGA
- a CDS encoding 4Fe-4S single cluster domain-containing protein, producing MAAEPLLNVAATHVGTRALGPGLRSVVWVQGCPFHCAGCVAPEWIPDRPARQAHPEDLAAELLADPRVTGLTLSGGEPMQQAAGLALLVRRAREIRDVSVICFTGHRLERLRDRPPSEGVPDLLAVVDVLIDGLYVAGLNDGRGLRGSTNQRIHHLTRRLADSGYDFAHRARDAEIAVDGPQTLLIGVAPKGLPTVFETAVDTVRTRMSAADPSSPGPGEEGRS from the coding sequence ATGGCTGCCGAGCCGCTGCTCAATGTGGCGGCCACACATGTCGGCACGCGGGCGCTCGGGCCCGGCCTCCGGTCGGTGGTGTGGGTGCAGGGATGCCCGTTCCACTGCGCCGGGTGCGTCGCCCCGGAGTGGATTCCCGACCGTCCCGCGCGGCAGGCCCACCCCGAGGACCTGGCCGCCGAGTTGCTCGCCGATCCCCGGGTCACCGGTCTGACCCTGTCGGGAGGCGAGCCGATGCAGCAGGCGGCCGGACTGGCCCTACTGGTCCGGCGGGCGCGCGAGATCCGGGACGTCTCCGTGATCTGCTTCACCGGCCATCGGCTGGAACGGCTGCGGGACCGGCCCCCGTCGGAGGGCGTACCGGACTTGCTCGCGGTCGTCGATGTGCTGATCGACGGCCTGTACGTGGCCGGTCTCAACGACGGGCGCGGACTGCGCGGCAGCACCAACCAGCGGATCCACCACCTCACCCGGCGGCTGGCGGACAGCGGATACGACTTCGCACACCGGGCCCGCGACGCGGAGATCGCCGTCGACGGCCCGCAGACCCTGCTCATCGGCGTGGCGCCGAAAGGGCTCCCCACAGTGTTCGAAACCGCGGTCGACACGGTTCGCACCCGGATGTCGGCAGCGGACCCCAGCAGCCCCGGTCCAGGAGAGGAAGGGCGGTCATGA
- a CDS encoding vWA domain-containing protein produces the protein MKRTAWPPCAVTVLRRGAAVAAALLAVLSAATVPATAAETPTRDGIYEELGVADQPVDYVVLVDTSGSMAADGRYGTVRSTLGVFLDGLSDTDHVALITFDDRPDVRYIGSAGNPGKIVSSLPKAPNPTGGTDIGSALDRALRELERADAGDIASVVMLTDGKHEPPRGSDYPKASGASWDDLRERADALGKRTELAGYALPLGSGATGADLLGDVVENSLVLRPESIEDLSGYLRRAGDNTRARSAALLLAEDNGKGVTASWTGTGARDLTDGSATASVTFRSATRHVPLTVSDMRVSVDGVPLRVTGVPKQLTLKPGESREYAVRLDGGPQAGGLPYRRTEDGGATLRVSGQVTSPWQRALAPDVDLKVPDRVGVTGDALAVRAEVGSVYFLPAVCAALAAVLAAGSLWWLHVNRPRLRGVLTAVPVFVEAIPERIALSGRRVNFSLREGGRGTVHGRRRRTPEGSRVDLLIRYTPAGASGRPNEVTCEPGAHVVVGGLSFTYLPPESAAGSGSGAQAVAPGTGRP, from the coding sequence GTGAAGCGAACCGCCTGGCCACCGTGCGCGGTGACCGTACTGCGGCGCGGGGCCGCCGTCGCCGCCGCCCTGCTGGCCGTTCTGTCGGCGGCCACCGTCCCCGCGACGGCCGCCGAGACGCCGACCCGGGACGGGATCTACGAGGAACTCGGTGTGGCCGACCAACCCGTCGACTACGTCGTCCTGGTGGACACGTCCGGGTCGATGGCGGCCGACGGCCGCTACGGCACCGTGCGCTCCACCCTGGGCGTCTTTCTGGACGGGCTGTCCGACACCGACCATGTCGCCCTCATCACCTTCGACGACCGCCCCGACGTGCGCTACATCGGATCCGCCGGGAACCCGGGGAAGATCGTCTCCTCGCTGCCCAAGGCACCCAACCCGACCGGCGGGACCGACATCGGGTCCGCCCTGGACCGGGCCCTGCGCGAACTCGAACGGGCGGACGCCGGGGACATCGCCTCCGTCGTCATGCTGACCGACGGCAAACACGAGCCACCGCGCGGGAGCGACTACCCCAAGGCGTCCGGGGCGTCCTGGGACGACCTGCGGGAGCGGGCCGACGCCCTCGGCAAGCGCACCGAACTCGCCGGGTACGCGCTGCCGCTGGGCAGCGGCGCGACCGGCGCGGACCTGCTCGGCGATGTCGTCGAGAACTCGCTCGTGCTGCGCCCGGAGAGCATCGAGGACCTCAGCGGCTATCTGCGGCGGGCCGGGGACAACACCCGCGCCCGGTCGGCGGCGCTGCTGCTCGCCGAGGACAACGGCAAGGGCGTCACGGCCTCCTGGACGGGCACCGGCGCCCGCGACCTCACCGACGGCTCCGCCACGGCCTCCGTCACGTTCCGGTCGGCCACCCGGCACGTGCCGCTCACGGTGAGCGACATGCGGGTCTCCGTGGACGGAGTCCCGCTGCGGGTGACCGGAGTGCCGAAGCAACTGACCCTGAAACCGGGCGAGTCCCGCGAGTACGCCGTCCGACTCGACGGAGGTCCGCAGGCGGGCGGACTGCCGTACCGCAGGACCGAGGACGGCGGGGCCACCTTGCGGGTGTCCGGCCAGGTGACCTCCCCGTGGCAGCGGGCGCTCGCCCCCGACGTGGACCTGAAGGTCCCGGACCGGGTCGGGGTCACCGGCGATGCCCTGGCGGTGCGGGCCGAGGTCGGCTCGGTGTACTTCCTGCCGGCCGTGTGCGCGGCGCTGGCGGCGGTCCTGGCAGCCGGGTCGCTGTGGTGGCTGCATGTCAACCGGCCTCGGCTGCGGGGGGTGCTGACGGCCGTTCCCGTGTTCGTCGAGGCGATCCCGGAGCGGATCGCGTTGTCCGGGAGGCGGGTGAACTTCAGCCTGCGCGAGGGCGGGCGGGGCACGGTGCACGGCCGGCGTCGCAGGACGCCCGAGGGGTCCCGGGTCGATCTGCTGATCCGCTACACACCGGCCGGCGCGTCCGGACGGCCGAACGAGGTGACCTGCGAGCCGGGCGCCCACGTCGTGGTCGGCGGCCTGTCCTTCACCTATCTGCCGCCCGAGTCGGCGGCCGGCTCCGGCTCCGGGGCCCAGGCCGTCGCGCCGGGTACCGGGCGGCCCTGA
- a CDS encoding sugar kinase, with amino-acid sequence MTTPSAPAIAVDAGTRFLRVAWTRADGTPELVQLPGTVPGEGLPTPVGVRGDREAALNVAYAAYREHCGAPGPVVLVVPPEERAVLPGDGPLPRPRLLSTPHAVLALLRHAESRTASRWLVCDLGASAAEVAECAVAAGAVAVPRVARYAPADDGYGAAFDAAVLAGAGLPVDDPEKLLELARAMDNNGRRLDVALDRMAARPDRADRFADTVVFEVAGREITAGLVHRALDLLKGGLDGALDGLPGVRGAADDPDTRVVAVGGPARSGALLRHLTGRLGPPTPLPGGTDPALAAVFGAALVAGGHIDPPDRCPHAVAVGVHRTVAGRPRDEELLISPPRTLEPGGATVFAETGGERVRIRTGPAHGTGGREVRILVHAAGTDAAAPVGVVTVPQYGDGAYVNVGVRVATDGTACLVLQPLGRTAPGGHPAQDHQPAEPPPEEFPFGLLPTDPQPDTQGDRT; translated from the coding sequence ATGACGACGCCCTCCGCCCCCGCCATCGCCGTCGACGCCGGCACACGCTTCCTCCGTGTCGCGTGGACCCGCGCCGACGGGACACCGGAGTTGGTGCAACTGCCCGGCACCGTGCCCGGAGAGGGGCTGCCCACCCCCGTCGGCGTCCGCGGTGACAGGGAGGCCGCGCTGAACGTGGCCTACGCCGCGTACCGCGAGCACTGCGGTGCGCCCGGACCGGTGGTGCTGGTCGTCCCTCCGGAAGAGCGGGCCGTGCTGCCCGGGGACGGCCCGCTGCCGCGTCCCCGTCTGCTGAGCACGCCGCACGCGGTGCTGGCCCTGCTGCGGCACGCGGAATCCCGGACCGCGTCCCGTTGGCTGGTGTGCGACCTGGGCGCCTCGGCGGCCGAGGTCGCCGAATGCGCCGTCGCCGCAGGGGCCGTGGCCGTGCCCAGAGTCGCCCGGTACGCGCCGGCCGACGACGGCTACGGTGCCGCGTTCGACGCCGCGGTGCTGGCCGGGGCGGGGCTGCCGGTCGACGACCCCGAGAAGCTCCTGGAGCTCGCCCGGGCCATGGACAACAACGGCCGGCGACTCGACGTCGCTCTCGACCGGATGGCGGCCCGGCCCGACCGCGCCGACCGGTTCGCCGACACCGTGGTCTTCGAGGTGGCCGGCCGGGAGATCACCGCAGGCCTGGTGCACCGGGCACTGGACCTGCTCAAGGGCGGCCTCGACGGGGCCCTGGACGGCCTGCCGGGAGTCCGGGGCGCAGCCGACGACCCCGACACACGGGTCGTCGCGGTGGGCGGTCCGGCCCGGTCCGGGGCGCTGCTGCGGCACCTGACCGGTCGTCTGGGCCCGCCGACCCCGCTGCCCGGCGGGACGGACCCCGCTCTGGCCGCGGTGTTCGGGGCCGCCCTGGTCGCCGGTGGACACATCGACCCGCCCGACCGCTGTCCGCATGCCGTGGCCGTGGGCGTCCACCGGACCGTGGCCGGCCGGCCACGGGACGAGGAACTGCTGATCAGCCCGCCCCGGACGCTGGAGCCGGGCGGCGCCACCGTGTTCGCCGAGACCGGCGGGGAACGGGTGCGGATCCGGACCGGACCGGCCCACGGGACCGGCGGACGCGAGGTCCGGATCCTGGTCCACGCGGCGGGGACGGACGCCGCCGCCCCGGTGGGCGTGGTGACGGTCCCTCAGTACGGCGACGGCGCGTACGTCAACGTCGGCGTGCGCGTCGCCACCGACGGCACCGCCTGCCTCGTCCTGCAACCGCTCGGCCGGACCGCGCCCGGCGGACACCCGGCCCAGGACCACCAGCCCGCCGAACCTCCGCCCGAGGAGTTCCCGTTCGGCCTCCTGCCGACCGACCCCCAGCCCGACACTCAGGGAGACCGTACGTGA
- a CDS encoding RES family NAD+ phosphorylase, which translates to MSGFYPMTSLELRPVRHVIPEDTRLWRVHNARYAPDEFNPTLADPFDPRQGSRFDGTVLDPYHSLYLADTATTALSESVLRSRPFERSESMRIIPYVTVRGRSLSVLRTTCELVLVSLIGATDLAAVCQNTLLLEDESNYVQARHWAREIRAQAPDVMGLIWQSRHNRPQHVLVLFHDRFGHHDGKPFEVLPDDGVADLGSKDGVRRANRLLEPLRAKVSEPVWT; encoded by the coding sequence ATGAGCGGCTTCTACCCCATGACGTCGCTGGAACTGCGCCCCGTCCGTCATGTGATCCCCGAAGACACGAGGCTGTGGCGGGTGCACAACGCCAGGTACGCCCCCGACGAGTTCAACCCGACGCTCGCGGACCCCTTCGATCCGCGACAGGGCAGCCGCTTCGACGGGACGGTGCTCGACCCGTATCACAGCCTGTACCTGGCGGACACGGCGACCACGGCGCTCTCGGAGAGCGTGCTGCGCTCACGGCCGTTCGAACGGTCGGAGAGCATGCGGATCATCCCCTACGTCACCGTCCGCGGCCGGTCGCTGAGCGTCCTGCGGACCACGTGCGAGCTGGTCCTGGTGTCCCTGATCGGGGCGACGGACCTGGCAGCCGTCTGTCAGAACACCCTGCTTCTGGAGGACGAGTCCAACTACGTCCAGGCGCGGCACTGGGCGCGGGAGATCCGGGCGCAGGCACCCGACGTGATGGGGCTGATCTGGCAGTCCCGGCACAACCGGCCCCAGCACGTCCTGGTGCTGTTCCACGACCGGTTCGGCCACCACGACGGCAAGCCGTTCGAGGTGCTGCCGGACGACGGCGTCGCGGATCTCGGCTCCAAGGACGGCGTCAGGAGGGCGAACCGGCTTCTGGAACCGCTGCGGGCGAAGGTCTCGGAGCCGGTGTGGACGTGA